TATATAGAGCCTTTTAAAATAGGGGAACCACTAAATGGTGATGCTGTAGGAGTTGTTGTTAAATCAAAGAATAGCGATATAAAAGAAGGTGATTATGTTACAAGTCTATTAGGTTTTAGGGAATATTTTATATTAGATCAATCAAATTTTAAACCTGCTGGGCTTGAAGTTATAAAACCTAATAAAGACATTGATCTATCAGCATATTTAAGTGTTCTTGGAATGCCTGGCTTTACAGCCTATGTTGGCTTGTTTGAGATTGGAGCCCTTCAAGAAGGTGAGGATGTTTTTGTATCTGCAGCAGCAGGTGCTGTTGGCTCTACAGCTTGCCAGATCGCTAAAATAAAAAATTGCTATGTTGTAGGGACAGCTGGTTCAAATGAAAAAGTAGACTGGCTCATTAATGAGGCTAAAATTGATAACGCTTTTAATTATAAGGAGGTTTCAAACTACAACAGTAAATTAAGAGAGTTATTTAACAATGGAATAGATGTATATTATGAAAACGTTGGAGGAAAGCTTTTAGAGGCTGCCCTTAACAACATGGACACATATGGTAGAATGGTTATGTGCGGATTAATATCACAGTACAATAATACTAAACCTGAACCAGGGCCTTATAATTTATTTAAGATAATTGAAAAAAGAATCTCAATGCGAGGATTTATTGTATTTGATCACATTAAATTAAAACCCCAATTTAGAAAAGATATGCAAGAGTGGATTAAGGCTGGTAGAATAAAATGGAAACAAACTGTATATGAAGGTATTAATAAAGCACCACAAGCTCTCATTGACTTATTTTATGGAAAAAACTTTGGCAAAATGGTCGTAAAACTTGCCTAAATATAAATAATCTTAGATAAAATAATTTTGAGAGGCTTTAAAATGCCTCTCAATAAAACTTTATAAAGCCTCTAATAACTCTAAAAGATAGTTGTAGAACTTCTCTACTGATTGTATATTTAGCCTCTCTTCAGGAGAATGCGCATTTTCTATGGTGGGTCCTACTGATATCATATCCATTCCCTTATAAATATCTCCTATGACAGCAGTCTCTAAGCCACCATGGGTTACTTCTATCTCTGGCATTTCACCATATAGAGAGTTATAAACATCCTCTGCTAGTGCTAAAAGTTTAGAGTC
Above is a genomic segment from Deferribacterota bacterium containing:
- a CDS encoding NADP-dependent oxidoreductase; this translates as MVKSTEIRLKSRPTGYPTMDNFEIASAELPEVKEGQILVQNLYMSVDPYMRGRMNNQESYIEPFKIGEPLNGDAVGVVVKSKNSDIKEGDYVTSLLGFREYFILDQSNFKPAGLEVIKPNKDIDLSAYLSVLGMPGFTAYVGLFEIGALQEGEDVFVSAAAGAVGSTACQIAKIKNCYVVGTAGSNEKVDWLINEAKIDNAFNYKEVSNYNSKLRELFNNGIDVYYENVGGKLLEAALNNMDTYGRMVMCGLISQYNNTKPEPGPYNLFKIIEKRISMRGFIVFDHIKLKPQFRKDMQEWIKAGRIKWKQTVYEGINKAPQALIDLFYGKNFGKMVVKLA